Proteins co-encoded in one Erinaceus europaeus chromosome 2, mEriEur2.1, whole genome shotgun sequence genomic window:
- the FHOD1 gene encoding FH1/FH2 domain-containing protein 1 isoform X1, producing MAGGDDRGDGEPVPVVTVRVQYLEDTDPFACANFPEPRRAPTCSLDGALPLGAQIPALHRLLGAPLKLEDCALQVSPSGFYLDPELSLEEQREMLEGFYEEISKGRKPTLILRTQLSVRVNAILEKLYGSSGPELRRSLFSLKQIFQEDKDLVPEFVHSEGLSCLIRVGAAADHNYQTYILRALGQLMLFVDGMLGVVAHSETVQWLYTLCASLSRLVVKTALKLLLVFVEYSESNAPLFIRAVNAVACTTGTLPWANLMSILEEKNGADPELLVYTVTLINKTLAALPDQDSFYDVTDALEQQGMEVLVQRHLSTSGTDVDLRTQLVLYESALRLEDGDIEEAATASGGRRERRKPSSEEGKRSRRSLEGGGGCSVRPPEPGPAGSASAIISSIPTTTSPTSSPGPAMSPASPTSGLRTSLNLFPTLSVTPSTDSSERSIYKLHQTAPVWAPENPPVPQPPTGQARLEARFLENVVAAETEKQAALAQGRAEALAEAMPDEADGHSDTQELWSSPEPAPVPRTPHSPTSRVLLRTQQSLESEPKVLLAPPSPKAESIHELPTHVSKLCIGDLDFSDLGEDEDQDMLNTDSIEAETGVPPPPPLLSGQPPPPPLPPPPSITGVIPPPPPPPPMKGLIPPPPPPVAPLSHSAPDGLALPTKRKTVKLFWRELKLGGGHGGSRSRFGPCPTLWASLEPVSVDTARLEHLFESRAKDVLPSKKAGEGRRTMTTVLDPKRSNAINIGLTTLPPVHVIKAALLNFDEFAVSKDGIEKLLTMMPTEEERQKIEEAQLANPDIPLGPAENFLMTLASIGGLAARLQLWAFKLDYDAMEREIAEPLFDLKVGMEQLVQNATFHCILATLLAVGNFLNGSQSSGFELSYLEKVSEVKDTVRRQSLLYHLCSLVLQTRPDSSDLYSEIPALTRCAKVDFDQLSENLGQLERRSQAAKESLQGLAKHELVQTLRTRLTHFLTQCAHRVNMLRIVHRRICNRFHAFLLYLGYSAQAAREVRIMQFCHTLREFALEYRTCRERVLQQQKKRATCRERNKTRGRMITETEKFSGVTGETPSNPSVPVAVGSGPGRGDADSHTSMKNLLTSKSEDTTHPRRSRGMVQSSSPTMPQTMGPATAPPEEPQGSSLPSDTSDEIMDLLVQSVTKSNPRALAARERKRSRGNRKSLRRTLKSGLGEDLVQALGLSKTPGLEV from the exons ATGGCGGGAGGGGACGACCGCGGGGACGGGGAGCCGGTGCCCGTGGTGACCGTGCGAGTGCAGTACCTAGAGGATACCGACCCCTTTGCATGTGCCAACTTCCCGGAGCCGCGCCGGGCCCCTACCTGCAGCCTGGACGGGGCGCTGCCTCTCGGCGCGCAGATACCCGCGCTGCACCGCCTGCTCGGGGCCCCGCTCAAG CTGGAGGACTGTgccctgcaagtgtctccctctggATTTTACCTGGACCCTGAGCTATCTCTGGAAGAACAGCGGGAGATGTTGGAGGGCTTCTATGAAGAGATCAG CAAAGGGCGGAAGCCTACCCTGATCCTGCGGACCCAACTCTCTGTAAGAGTCAATGCCATCTTGG AAAAGTTGTATGGCTCCAGTGGCCCTGAGCTCCGCCGCTCCCTCTTCTCACTAAAGCAGATCTTCCAG GAAGACAAGGACCTGGTGCCTGAATTTGTACACTCAGAGGGTCTGAGTTGCCTGATCCGAGTGGGCGCTGCTGCCGATCACAACTATCAGACCTACATTCTAAGAG CACTGGGCCAGCTGATGCTTTTTGTGGATGGGATGCTGGGGGTGGTGGCCCACAGTGAGACCGTGCAATGGCTGTACACACTGTGTGCCAGCCTG TCCCGCTTGGTGGTAAAGACGGCCCTGAAGCTGCTGCTAGTGTTTGTGGAATACTCGGAGAGCAACGCCCCTCTTTTCATCCGTGCTGTCAATGCTGTGGCCTGCACAACTG GCACTCTCCCATGGGCCAACCTGATGTCCATCCTGGAGGAGAAGAATGGAGCGGACCCCGAGCTGTTGGTGTATACAGTCACCCTCATCAACAAG ACACTGGCAGCGCTTCCGGACCAGGACTCCTTCTACGATGTGACGGATGCGCTGGAGCAGCAGGGCATGGAGGTGCTAGTGCAGCGCCACCTGAGCACCTCTGGCACTGACGTGGATCTGCGCACGCAGCTTGTGCTCTATGAG AGCGCCCTGCGGTTGGAGGATGGAGACATTGAGGAAGCTGCTACAGCTTCAGGTGGGCGGCGGGAGCGCCGGAAACCCTCCTCAGAGGAGGGCAAGAGGAGCCGGAGATCTCTCGAAGGTGGCGGGGGCTGCTCTGTGCGCCCCCCAGAACCTGG CCCAGCAGGCTCCGCCTCAGCAATAATCtcctccattcccaccacaacGAGCCCCACCTCCAGCCCTGGCCCAGCAATGAGCCCTGCCAGCCCTACCTCCGGCCTGCGCACCTCACTGAACCTCTTTCCTACCCTTTCTGTGACACCCTCAACAGACAGCTCCGAGAGGAGCATCTACAA actTCACCAAACTGCTCCTGTTTG GGCCCCTGAGAACCCACCTGTCCCCCAGCCTCCCACTGGGCAGGCCAGGCTGGA AGCCCGTTTTCTGGAGAATGTGGTGGCAgcagaaacagagaagcaggcTGCACTGGCCCAGGGCCGGGCAGAAGCATTGGCTGAGGCCATGCCAGACGAAGCTGACGGACACTCAG aTACCCAGGAACTATGGAGCTCCCCAGAGCCAGCCCCTGTACCCAGAACACCCCACAGCCCTACCTCCCGAGTCCTGCTCCGAACCCAGCAGAGCCTTGAGTCAGAGCCCAAGGTGTTACTGGCCCCTCCAAGCCCAAAGGCTGAGTCCATTCATGAGCTCCCAACCCATGTATCCAAGCTCTGCATTGGAGACTTGGATTTCTCAGATCTGGGGGAAGATGAAGACCAGGATATGCTAAACACTGATTCTATAGAGGCTGAGACAGGGGTCCCGCCTCCACCACCCCTGCTCTCTGGACAACCCCCACCACCGCCACTGCCACCTCCCCCATCCATTACAGGTGTAatcccaccacctcctcctcccccacccatgAAGGGCCTAATcccaccacctccacccccagttGCCCCACTTAGCCATTCAGCACCTGATGGCCTGGCCCTACCCACTAAGAGGAAGACTGTAAAACTCTTCTGGCGGGAGTTAAAGTTGGGTGGGGGTCATGGAGGCTCTAGGAGCCGATTtgggccctgccccaccctgtggGCTTCACTAGAACCTGTCTCGGTGGACACAGCCCGGTTGGAACATCTGTTTGAGTCCCGTGCCAAGGATGTGCTGCCTTCCAAG AAAGCTGGTGAGGGCCGCCGGACAATGACCACAGTGTTGGACCCAAAGCGCAGCAATGCCATCAACATTGGCCTAACTACACTGCCTCCTGTGCACGTCATTAAGGCTGCCTTGCTCAATTTTGATGAGTTTGCTGTCAGCAAGGATGGTATTGAG AAACTACTGACCATGATGCCCACAGAGGAGGAGCGGCAAAAGATCGAGGAGGCACAGCTGGCCAATCCTGACATACCCCTGGGCCCAGCTGAGAACTTCCTGATGACCCTGGCCTCCATTGGGGGCCTGGCTGCCCGCCTACAACTCTGGGCCTTCAAGCTGGACTATGATGCCATGGAGCGG GAAATCGCAGAGCCACTGTTTGACCTCAAAGTGGGTATGGAACAGCTGGTGCAAAATGCCACCTTCCACTGCATCCTGGCCACCCTACTGGCTGTGGGCAATTTCCTCAATGGCTCCCAG AGCAGCGGCTTTGAGCTGAGCTATCTGGAGAAGGTATCAGAGGTGAAGGACACAGTGCGCCGGCAGTCACTGCTATACCATCTCTGCTCCCTGGTGCTCCAGACCCGACCTGATTCCTCCGACCTCTACTCAGAAATCCCTGCCCTGACCCGCTGTGCCAAG GTGGACTTTGACCAACTGAGTGAGAACCTGGGGCAGCTGGAGCGCCGGAGCCAAGCAGCTAAGGAGAGTCTCCAGGGTCTAGCTAAGCACGAGCTGGTTCAGACCTTGCGTACCCGCCTCACTCACTTCCTGACCCAGTGTGCCCACCGTGTTAACATGCTGAGGATAGTACACCGCCGAATTTGCAACAG GTTCCATGCCTTCCTGTTGTACCTGGGCTACTCGGCTCAGGCAGCCCGGGAAGTGCGTATCATGCAGTTCTGCCACACACTGCGTGAGTTTGCCCTGGAATATCGAACTTGCCGTGAGCGAGTGCTGCAGCAGCAGAAGAAGCGGGCCACATGCCGCGAGCGCAACAAGACCCGGGGCCGCATGATCACCGAG ACAGAGAAGTTTTCAGGTGTCACTGGGGAAACCCCCAGCAACCCCTCTGTCCCAGTGGCTGTGGGCAGCGGGCCAGGCCGAGGTGATGCTGACAGTCATACTAGCATGAAGAATCTGCTGACCAGCAAGTCTGAGGATACCACACATCCCCGCCGCAGCAGAG GCATGGTCCAGAGTAGCTCCCCAACCATGCCCCAAACAATGGGGCCTGCCACTGCACCCCCTGAAGAACCCCAGGGCTCCAGCTTACCCAGTGACACTTCAGATGAGATTATGGATCTGCTGGTGCAGTCAGTGACCAAGAGCAATCCTCGTGCCTTAGCCGCTCGGGAACGCAAGCGCTCCCGTGGCAACCGAAAATCTT TGAGACGAACGCTGAAGAGTGGGCTTGGAGAGgacctggtgcaggcactgggcctgaGCAAGACTCCTGGCCTGGAGGTGTGA
- the FHOD1 gene encoding FH1/FH2 domain-containing protein 1 isoform X3: MAGGDDRGDGEPVPVVTVRVQYLEDTDPFACANFPEPRRAPTCSLDGALPLGAQIPALHRLLGAPLKLEDCALQVSPSGFYLDPELSLEEQREMLEGFYEEISKGRKPTLILRTQLSVRVNAILEKLYGSSGPELRRSLFSLKQIFQEDKDLVPEFVHSEGLSCLIRVGAAADHNYQTYILRALGQLMLFVDGMLGVVAHSETVQWLYTLCASLSRLVVKTALKLLLVFVEYSESNAPLFIRAVNAVACTTGTLPWANLMSILEEKNGADPELLVYTVTLINKTLAALPDQDSFYDVTDALEQQGMEVLVQRHLSTSGTDVDLRTQLVLYESALRLEDGDIEEAATASGGRRERRKPSSEEGKRSRRSLEGGGGCSVRPPEPGPAGSASAIISSIPTTTSPTSSPGPAMSPASPTSGLRTSLNLFPTLSVTPSTDSSERSIYKLHQTAPVWAPENPPVPQPPTGQARLEARFLENVVAAETEKQAALAQGRAEALAEAMPDEADGHSDTQELWSSPEPAPVPRTPHSPTSRVLLRTQQSLESEPKVLLAPPSPKAESIHELPTHVSKLCIGDLDFSDLGEDEDQDMLNTDSIEAETGVPPPPPLLSGQPPPPPLPPPPSITGVIPPPPPPPPMKGLIPPPPPPVAPLSHSAPDGLALPTKRKTVKLFWRELKLGGGHGGSRSRFGPCPTLWASLEPVSVDTARLEHLFESRAKDVLPSKKAGEGRRTMTTVLDPKRSNAINIGLTTLPPVHVIKAALLNFDEFAVSKDGIEKLLTMMPTEEERQKIEEAQLANPDIPLGPAENFLMTLASIGGLAARLQLWAFKLDYDAMEREIAEPLFDLKVGMEQLVQNATFHCILATLLAVGNFLNGSQVDFDQLSENLGQLERRSQAAKESLQGLAKHELVQTLRTRLTHFLTQCAHRVNMLRIVHRRICNRFHAFLLYLGYSAQAAREVRIMQFCHTLREFALEYRTCRERVLQQQKKRATCRERNKTRGRMITETEKFSGVTGETPSNPSVPVAVGSGPGRGDADSHTSMKNLLTSKSEDTTHPRRSRGMVQSSSPTMPQTMGPATAPPEEPQGSSLPSDTSDEIMDLLVQSVTKSNPRALAARERKRSRGNRKSLRRTLKSGLGEDLVQALGLSKTPGLEV, translated from the exons ATGGCGGGAGGGGACGACCGCGGGGACGGGGAGCCGGTGCCCGTGGTGACCGTGCGAGTGCAGTACCTAGAGGATACCGACCCCTTTGCATGTGCCAACTTCCCGGAGCCGCGCCGGGCCCCTACCTGCAGCCTGGACGGGGCGCTGCCTCTCGGCGCGCAGATACCCGCGCTGCACCGCCTGCTCGGGGCCCCGCTCAAG CTGGAGGACTGTgccctgcaagtgtctccctctggATTTTACCTGGACCCTGAGCTATCTCTGGAAGAACAGCGGGAGATGTTGGAGGGCTTCTATGAAGAGATCAG CAAAGGGCGGAAGCCTACCCTGATCCTGCGGACCCAACTCTCTGTAAGAGTCAATGCCATCTTGG AAAAGTTGTATGGCTCCAGTGGCCCTGAGCTCCGCCGCTCCCTCTTCTCACTAAAGCAGATCTTCCAG GAAGACAAGGACCTGGTGCCTGAATTTGTACACTCAGAGGGTCTGAGTTGCCTGATCCGAGTGGGCGCTGCTGCCGATCACAACTATCAGACCTACATTCTAAGAG CACTGGGCCAGCTGATGCTTTTTGTGGATGGGATGCTGGGGGTGGTGGCCCACAGTGAGACCGTGCAATGGCTGTACACACTGTGTGCCAGCCTG TCCCGCTTGGTGGTAAAGACGGCCCTGAAGCTGCTGCTAGTGTTTGTGGAATACTCGGAGAGCAACGCCCCTCTTTTCATCCGTGCTGTCAATGCTGTGGCCTGCACAACTG GCACTCTCCCATGGGCCAACCTGATGTCCATCCTGGAGGAGAAGAATGGAGCGGACCCCGAGCTGTTGGTGTATACAGTCACCCTCATCAACAAG ACACTGGCAGCGCTTCCGGACCAGGACTCCTTCTACGATGTGACGGATGCGCTGGAGCAGCAGGGCATGGAGGTGCTAGTGCAGCGCCACCTGAGCACCTCTGGCACTGACGTGGATCTGCGCACGCAGCTTGTGCTCTATGAG AGCGCCCTGCGGTTGGAGGATGGAGACATTGAGGAAGCTGCTACAGCTTCAGGTGGGCGGCGGGAGCGCCGGAAACCCTCCTCAGAGGAGGGCAAGAGGAGCCGGAGATCTCTCGAAGGTGGCGGGGGCTGCTCTGTGCGCCCCCCAGAACCTGG CCCAGCAGGCTCCGCCTCAGCAATAATCtcctccattcccaccacaacGAGCCCCACCTCCAGCCCTGGCCCAGCAATGAGCCCTGCCAGCCCTACCTCCGGCCTGCGCACCTCACTGAACCTCTTTCCTACCCTTTCTGTGACACCCTCAACAGACAGCTCCGAGAGGAGCATCTACAA actTCACCAAACTGCTCCTGTTTG GGCCCCTGAGAACCCACCTGTCCCCCAGCCTCCCACTGGGCAGGCCAGGCTGGA AGCCCGTTTTCTGGAGAATGTGGTGGCAgcagaaacagagaagcaggcTGCACTGGCCCAGGGCCGGGCAGAAGCATTGGCTGAGGCCATGCCAGACGAAGCTGACGGACACTCAG aTACCCAGGAACTATGGAGCTCCCCAGAGCCAGCCCCTGTACCCAGAACACCCCACAGCCCTACCTCCCGAGTCCTGCTCCGAACCCAGCAGAGCCTTGAGTCAGAGCCCAAGGTGTTACTGGCCCCTCCAAGCCCAAAGGCTGAGTCCATTCATGAGCTCCCAACCCATGTATCCAAGCTCTGCATTGGAGACTTGGATTTCTCAGATCTGGGGGAAGATGAAGACCAGGATATGCTAAACACTGATTCTATAGAGGCTGAGACAGGGGTCCCGCCTCCACCACCCCTGCTCTCTGGACAACCCCCACCACCGCCACTGCCACCTCCCCCATCCATTACAGGTGTAatcccaccacctcctcctcccccacccatgAAGGGCCTAATcccaccacctccacccccagttGCCCCACTTAGCCATTCAGCACCTGATGGCCTGGCCCTACCCACTAAGAGGAAGACTGTAAAACTCTTCTGGCGGGAGTTAAAGTTGGGTGGGGGTCATGGAGGCTCTAGGAGCCGATTtgggccctgccccaccctgtggGCTTCACTAGAACCTGTCTCGGTGGACACAGCCCGGTTGGAACATCTGTTTGAGTCCCGTGCCAAGGATGTGCTGCCTTCCAAG AAAGCTGGTGAGGGCCGCCGGACAATGACCACAGTGTTGGACCCAAAGCGCAGCAATGCCATCAACATTGGCCTAACTACACTGCCTCCTGTGCACGTCATTAAGGCTGCCTTGCTCAATTTTGATGAGTTTGCTGTCAGCAAGGATGGTATTGAG AAACTACTGACCATGATGCCCACAGAGGAGGAGCGGCAAAAGATCGAGGAGGCACAGCTGGCCAATCCTGACATACCCCTGGGCCCAGCTGAGAACTTCCTGATGACCCTGGCCTCCATTGGGGGCCTGGCTGCCCGCCTACAACTCTGGGCCTTCAAGCTGGACTATGATGCCATGGAGCGG GAAATCGCAGAGCCACTGTTTGACCTCAAAGTGGGTATGGAACAGCTGGTGCAAAATGCCACCTTCCACTGCATCCTGGCCACCCTACTGGCTGTGGGCAATTTCCTCAATGGCTCCCAG GTGGACTTTGACCAACTGAGTGAGAACCTGGGGCAGCTGGAGCGCCGGAGCCAAGCAGCTAAGGAGAGTCTCCAGGGTCTAGCTAAGCACGAGCTGGTTCAGACCTTGCGTACCCGCCTCACTCACTTCCTGACCCAGTGTGCCCACCGTGTTAACATGCTGAGGATAGTACACCGCCGAATTTGCAACAG GTTCCATGCCTTCCTGTTGTACCTGGGCTACTCGGCTCAGGCAGCCCGGGAAGTGCGTATCATGCAGTTCTGCCACACACTGCGTGAGTTTGCCCTGGAATATCGAACTTGCCGTGAGCGAGTGCTGCAGCAGCAGAAGAAGCGGGCCACATGCCGCGAGCGCAACAAGACCCGGGGCCGCATGATCACCGAG ACAGAGAAGTTTTCAGGTGTCACTGGGGAAACCCCCAGCAACCCCTCTGTCCCAGTGGCTGTGGGCAGCGGGCCAGGCCGAGGTGATGCTGACAGTCATACTAGCATGAAGAATCTGCTGACCAGCAAGTCTGAGGATACCACACATCCCCGCCGCAGCAGAG GCATGGTCCAGAGTAGCTCCCCAACCATGCCCCAAACAATGGGGCCTGCCACTGCACCCCCTGAAGAACCCCAGGGCTCCAGCTTACCCAGTGACACTTCAGATGAGATTATGGATCTGCTGGTGCAGTCAGTGACCAAGAGCAATCCTCGTGCCTTAGCCGCTCGGGAACGCAAGCGCTCCCGTGGCAACCGAAAATCTT TGAGACGAACGCTGAAGAGTGGGCTTGGAGAGgacctggtgcaggcactgggcctgaGCAAGACTCCTGGCCTGGAGGTGTGA
- the FHOD1 gene encoding FH1/FH2 domain-containing protein 1 isoform X2 — MAGGDDRGDGEPVPVVTVRVQYLEDTDPFACANFPEPRRAPTCSLDGALPLGAQIPALHRLLGAPLKLEDCALQVSPSGFYLDPELSLEEQREMLEGFYEEISKGRKPTLILRTQLSVRVNAILEKLYGSSGPELRRSLFSLKQIFQEDKDLVPEFVHSEGLSCLIRVGAAADHNYQTYILRALGQLMLFVDGMLGVVAHSETVQWLYTLCASLSRLVVKTALKLLLVFVEYSESNAPLFIRAVNAVACTTGTLPWANLMSILEEKNGADPELLVYTVTLINKTLAALPDQDSFYDVTDALEQQGMEVLVQRHLSTSGTDVDLRTQLVLYESALRLEDGDIEEAATASGGRRERRKPSSEEGKRSRRSLEGGGGCSVRPPEPGPAGSASAIISSIPTTTSPTSSPGPAMSPASPTSGLRTSLNLFPTLSVTPSTDSSERSIYKARFLENVVAAETEKQAALAQGRAEALAEAMPDEADGHSDTQELWSSPEPAPVPRTPHSPTSRVLLRTQQSLESEPKVLLAPPSPKAESIHELPTHVSKLCIGDLDFSDLGEDEDQDMLNTDSIEAETGVPPPPPLLSGQPPPPPLPPPPSITGVIPPPPPPPPMKGLIPPPPPPVAPLSHSAPDGLALPTKRKTVKLFWRELKLGGGHGGSRSRFGPCPTLWASLEPVSVDTARLEHLFESRAKDVLPSKKAGEGRRTMTTVLDPKRSNAINIGLTTLPPVHVIKAALLNFDEFAVSKDGIEKLLTMMPTEEERQKIEEAQLANPDIPLGPAENFLMTLASIGGLAARLQLWAFKLDYDAMEREIAEPLFDLKVGMEQLVQNATFHCILATLLAVGNFLNGSQSSGFELSYLEKVSEVKDTVRRQSLLYHLCSLVLQTRPDSSDLYSEIPALTRCAKVDFDQLSENLGQLERRSQAAKESLQGLAKHELVQTLRTRLTHFLTQCAHRVNMLRIVHRRICNRFHAFLLYLGYSAQAAREVRIMQFCHTLREFALEYRTCRERVLQQQKKRATCRERNKTRGRMITETEKFSGVTGETPSNPSVPVAVGSGPGRGDADSHTSMKNLLTSKSEDTTHPRRSRGMVQSSSPTMPQTMGPATAPPEEPQGSSLPSDTSDEIMDLLVQSVTKSNPRALAARERKRSRGNRKSLRRTLKSGLGEDLVQALGLSKTPGLEV, encoded by the exons ATGGCGGGAGGGGACGACCGCGGGGACGGGGAGCCGGTGCCCGTGGTGACCGTGCGAGTGCAGTACCTAGAGGATACCGACCCCTTTGCATGTGCCAACTTCCCGGAGCCGCGCCGGGCCCCTACCTGCAGCCTGGACGGGGCGCTGCCTCTCGGCGCGCAGATACCCGCGCTGCACCGCCTGCTCGGGGCCCCGCTCAAG CTGGAGGACTGTgccctgcaagtgtctccctctggATTTTACCTGGACCCTGAGCTATCTCTGGAAGAACAGCGGGAGATGTTGGAGGGCTTCTATGAAGAGATCAG CAAAGGGCGGAAGCCTACCCTGATCCTGCGGACCCAACTCTCTGTAAGAGTCAATGCCATCTTGG AAAAGTTGTATGGCTCCAGTGGCCCTGAGCTCCGCCGCTCCCTCTTCTCACTAAAGCAGATCTTCCAG GAAGACAAGGACCTGGTGCCTGAATTTGTACACTCAGAGGGTCTGAGTTGCCTGATCCGAGTGGGCGCTGCTGCCGATCACAACTATCAGACCTACATTCTAAGAG CACTGGGCCAGCTGATGCTTTTTGTGGATGGGATGCTGGGGGTGGTGGCCCACAGTGAGACCGTGCAATGGCTGTACACACTGTGTGCCAGCCTG TCCCGCTTGGTGGTAAAGACGGCCCTGAAGCTGCTGCTAGTGTTTGTGGAATACTCGGAGAGCAACGCCCCTCTTTTCATCCGTGCTGTCAATGCTGTGGCCTGCACAACTG GCACTCTCCCATGGGCCAACCTGATGTCCATCCTGGAGGAGAAGAATGGAGCGGACCCCGAGCTGTTGGTGTATACAGTCACCCTCATCAACAAG ACACTGGCAGCGCTTCCGGACCAGGACTCCTTCTACGATGTGACGGATGCGCTGGAGCAGCAGGGCATGGAGGTGCTAGTGCAGCGCCACCTGAGCACCTCTGGCACTGACGTGGATCTGCGCACGCAGCTTGTGCTCTATGAG AGCGCCCTGCGGTTGGAGGATGGAGACATTGAGGAAGCTGCTACAGCTTCAGGTGGGCGGCGGGAGCGCCGGAAACCCTCCTCAGAGGAGGGCAAGAGGAGCCGGAGATCTCTCGAAGGTGGCGGGGGCTGCTCTGTGCGCCCCCCAGAACCTGG CCCAGCAGGCTCCGCCTCAGCAATAATCtcctccattcccaccacaacGAGCCCCACCTCCAGCCCTGGCCCAGCAATGAGCCCTGCCAGCCCTACCTCCGGCCTGCGCACCTCACTGAACCTCTTTCCTACCCTTTCTGTGACACCCTCAACAGACAGCTCCGAGAGGAGCATCTACAA AGCCCGTTTTCTGGAGAATGTGGTGGCAgcagaaacagagaagcaggcTGCACTGGCCCAGGGCCGGGCAGAAGCATTGGCTGAGGCCATGCCAGACGAAGCTGACGGACACTCAG aTACCCAGGAACTATGGAGCTCCCCAGAGCCAGCCCCTGTACCCAGAACACCCCACAGCCCTACCTCCCGAGTCCTGCTCCGAACCCAGCAGAGCCTTGAGTCAGAGCCCAAGGTGTTACTGGCCCCTCCAAGCCCAAAGGCTGAGTCCATTCATGAGCTCCCAACCCATGTATCCAAGCTCTGCATTGGAGACTTGGATTTCTCAGATCTGGGGGAAGATGAAGACCAGGATATGCTAAACACTGATTCTATAGAGGCTGAGACAGGGGTCCCGCCTCCACCACCCCTGCTCTCTGGACAACCCCCACCACCGCCACTGCCACCTCCCCCATCCATTACAGGTGTAatcccaccacctcctcctcccccacccatgAAGGGCCTAATcccaccacctccacccccagttGCCCCACTTAGCCATTCAGCACCTGATGGCCTGGCCCTACCCACTAAGAGGAAGACTGTAAAACTCTTCTGGCGGGAGTTAAAGTTGGGTGGGGGTCATGGAGGCTCTAGGAGCCGATTtgggccctgccccaccctgtggGCTTCACTAGAACCTGTCTCGGTGGACACAGCCCGGTTGGAACATCTGTTTGAGTCCCGTGCCAAGGATGTGCTGCCTTCCAAG AAAGCTGGTGAGGGCCGCCGGACAATGACCACAGTGTTGGACCCAAAGCGCAGCAATGCCATCAACATTGGCCTAACTACACTGCCTCCTGTGCACGTCATTAAGGCTGCCTTGCTCAATTTTGATGAGTTTGCTGTCAGCAAGGATGGTATTGAG AAACTACTGACCATGATGCCCACAGAGGAGGAGCGGCAAAAGATCGAGGAGGCACAGCTGGCCAATCCTGACATACCCCTGGGCCCAGCTGAGAACTTCCTGATGACCCTGGCCTCCATTGGGGGCCTGGCTGCCCGCCTACAACTCTGGGCCTTCAAGCTGGACTATGATGCCATGGAGCGG GAAATCGCAGAGCCACTGTTTGACCTCAAAGTGGGTATGGAACAGCTGGTGCAAAATGCCACCTTCCACTGCATCCTGGCCACCCTACTGGCTGTGGGCAATTTCCTCAATGGCTCCCAG AGCAGCGGCTTTGAGCTGAGCTATCTGGAGAAGGTATCAGAGGTGAAGGACACAGTGCGCCGGCAGTCACTGCTATACCATCTCTGCTCCCTGGTGCTCCAGACCCGACCTGATTCCTCCGACCTCTACTCAGAAATCCCTGCCCTGACCCGCTGTGCCAAG GTGGACTTTGACCAACTGAGTGAGAACCTGGGGCAGCTGGAGCGCCGGAGCCAAGCAGCTAAGGAGAGTCTCCAGGGTCTAGCTAAGCACGAGCTGGTTCAGACCTTGCGTACCCGCCTCACTCACTTCCTGACCCAGTGTGCCCACCGTGTTAACATGCTGAGGATAGTACACCGCCGAATTTGCAACAG GTTCCATGCCTTCCTGTTGTACCTGGGCTACTCGGCTCAGGCAGCCCGGGAAGTGCGTATCATGCAGTTCTGCCACACACTGCGTGAGTTTGCCCTGGAATATCGAACTTGCCGTGAGCGAGTGCTGCAGCAGCAGAAGAAGCGGGCCACATGCCGCGAGCGCAACAAGACCCGGGGCCGCATGATCACCGAG ACAGAGAAGTTTTCAGGTGTCACTGGGGAAACCCCCAGCAACCCCTCTGTCCCAGTGGCTGTGGGCAGCGGGCCAGGCCGAGGTGATGCTGACAGTCATACTAGCATGAAGAATCTGCTGACCAGCAAGTCTGAGGATACCACACATCCCCGCCGCAGCAGAG GCATGGTCCAGAGTAGCTCCCCAACCATGCCCCAAACAATGGGGCCTGCCACTGCACCCCCTGAAGAACCCCAGGGCTCCAGCTTACCCAGTGACACTTCAGATGAGATTATGGATCTGCTGGTGCAGTCAGTGACCAAGAGCAATCCTCGTGCCTTAGCCGCTCGGGAACGCAAGCGCTCCCGTGGCAACCGAAAATCTT TGAGACGAACGCTGAAGAGTGGGCTTGGAGAGgacctggtgcaggcactgggcctgaGCAAGACTCCTGGCCTGGAGGTGTGA